A portion of the Cellulophaga algicola DSM 14237 genome contains these proteins:
- a CDS encoding helix-turn-helix domain-containing protein has product MEPIIFFRVNQDIEKYVFKEGLPHEFEIKSLATLYKDFRKDLIKPQRTDFYQIIWFKKGISKHMVDFNLIKIQPNTLLFVDKNSIQCFDETVQIEGEILLFTDNFFCKTEEDTRFLRSSMLFNDLYAISTIQIQERTSLFNNLFRFIATELSKVTDIYQSDILRNHLKNLLLFSERERQNQHSAIISKGSDLDCVIKFRNLLDKQFHFQKSVTKYTDQLNVTQKRLNNATLKVMDVTPKQMIDARVILEAKRLLVHTADSVKEIGYTLGFEEPTNFVKYFKKHQTTTPIEFRNKFGN; this is encoded by the coding sequence TTGGAACCGATAATTTTTTTTAGGGTGAATCAGGATATAGAAAAATACGTGTTTAAGGAAGGTCTTCCTCATGAGTTTGAAATTAAAAGCTTAGCGACTTTATATAAAGATTTCCGCAAGGATTTAATTAAGCCGCAAAGAACAGATTTCTATCAAATTATATGGTTCAAAAAAGGAATTTCAAAACATATGGTAGATTTTAATCTCATTAAAATACAACCAAATACACTTTTATTTGTAGATAAAAATAGTATTCAGTGTTTTGATGAAACAGTACAAATAGAAGGTGAAATTCTTTTATTTACGGATAACTTTTTTTGCAAAACAGAAGAAGACACTCGTTTTTTAAGAAGCAGTATGCTGTTCAATGATTTGTATGCGATTTCTACAATTCAAATTCAGGAACGAACATCTCTTTTTAATAATTTATTTCGTTTTATAGCAACGGAGTTAAGTAAGGTTACAGATATTTATCAGTCAGATATTCTTAGAAATCACCTTAAAAATTTGCTGTTATTTTCAGAAAGAGAAAGGCAAAATCAGCATAGTGCTATTATAAGCAAAGGATCAGATTTAGATTGCGTAATTAAGTTTAGAAACCTGTTAGATAAGCAATTTCATTTTCAGAAATCGGTTACCAAGTATACCGATCAATTAAATGTTACTCAAAAACGTTTAAACAATGCCACTTTAAAGGTTATGGATGTTACTCCCAAACAAATGATTGATGCCCGAGTTATTCTAGAGGCTAAACGCTTATTGGTGCATACAGCAGATAGTGTAAAAGAAATAGGGTACACCCTTGGATTTGAAGAGCCGACTAATTTTGTAAAATATTTTAAAAAACACCAAACAACAACGCCAATAGAATTTAGAAATAAGTTTGGAAATTAA
- a CDS encoding 4-hydroxyproline epimerase has product MASKTFFCVDAHTCGNPVRVVAGGGPNLIGENMSQKRQHFLSEFDWIRKGLMFEPRGHDMMSGSIFYAPSNPANDFGILFIETSGCLPMCGHGTIGAITIGIEEGLISPKIPGHVRMETPAGLVLIEYQQTGNKVDWVKLTNVKSYLAETNLTIDCTGLGELTFDVSYGGNFYAIIDPQENFKGIQDFSAGKLVQFSQEIRSKINKKYPNLFIHPEDKTIRDVSHVLWTGNTISSEATARNAVFYGDKAIDRSPCGTGTSARMAQWHAKGKLNKGEKFIHESYIGSQFIGRIEEETTLEGKKAIIPSIQGWAKIYGYNTILIDDDDPYAHGFQVL; this is encoded by the coding sequence ATGGCTAGTAAAACTTTTTTTTGTGTGGATGCACATACCTGCGGGAATCCTGTACGTGTGGTAGCAGGAGGAGGACCTAATTTGATAGGCGAAAATATGAGTCAGAAACGGCAGCATTTTTTATCCGAATTTGATTGGATTAGGAAGGGGTTAATGTTTGAACCTCGAGGTCATGATATGATGAGTGGAAGTATTTTTTATGCACCTTCTAATCCTGCAAATGACTTTGGAATTTTGTTTATAGAAACTAGCGGTTGTTTACCTATGTGTGGGCATGGCACCATAGGAGCAATAACTATAGGGATAGAAGAAGGATTGATTAGCCCTAAAATACCAGGTCATGTGCGAATGGAAACTCCCGCTGGTTTAGTATTAATTGAATACCAACAGACAGGAAATAAAGTAGATTGGGTAAAGCTTACGAATGTAAAATCTTATTTAGCAGAAACAAACTTAACTATAGACTGTACAGGCTTAGGAGAACTAACTTTTGATGTTTCTTATGGAGGTAATTTCTATGCAATTATAGATCCACAGGAAAATTTTAAGGGAATTCAAGATTTTTCAGCGGGTAAACTAGTGCAGTTTAGTCAAGAAATTAGATCTAAAATTAATAAAAAATATCCAAATTTATTTATTCACCCCGAAGATAAAACGATTAGAGATGTAAGTCATGTTTTATGGACAGGAAATACTATTTCTTCAGAAGCTACTGCACGTAATGCCGTATTTTACGGAGATAAAGCTATTGATAGATCCCCGTGTGGTACCGGAACTTCTGCCCGAATGGCACAATGGCATGCTAAAGGAAAATTAAATAAAGGAGAAAAATTTATTCATGAAAGTTATATTGGCTCTCAGTTTATAGGTAGAATAGAAGAGGAAACCACGCTTGAGGGTAAGAAAGCTATCATTCCAAGTATACAAGGTTGGGCAAAAATATACGGGTATAATACTATTCTTATAGATGACGACGACCCCTATGCACACGGGTTTCAAGTGCTGTAA
- a CDS encoding M28 family peptidase, translated as MKKIAFVVTLLAMACNSSQKTVSETTTETIATMNPKPFAETITEAELKDHLYIYASDEFEGRETGKPGQKKAVAYLEEQYKKMGIPAAQADGNYFQNVPLTVSKLPEGTITINGKTYKNGEGLLTFTSAEGNYSELAYAGFGIEDEKYSDYSTIDVTDKIVLIKAGEPMNADGTYVISGSAEKSVWSNLSESVAKRFEAAQAKGAKGVLYFDENNFARFESRFDYMKKNDSGRMEIKEDNSDTFFNFFINENIANAILPNIKSENKAKIVPSKIDLAIKSSDEDINSENVVAILKGSEKPNEYVIISSHLDHIGVTKDGEINNGADDDGSGTVALLEIAQAFKKAADEGKGPKRSIVFLHVTGEEKGLLGSQYYTDFDPIFPLSETVADLNIDMIGRIDPKREGDRNYIYLIGSDKLSTDLHNISEEVNEKYMNIALDYTYNDENDPNRFYYRSDHYNFVKNNIPIIFYFNGTHDDYHAPGDTPDKIDYDLLENRARLVFYTGWEVANRKDRLVVDKANK; from the coding sequence ATGAAAAAAATAGCATTTGTTGTGACCTTACTAGCCATGGCTTGTAATTCTTCACAGAAAACCGTTTCTGAGACGACAACAGAAACAATCGCTACAATGAACCCGAAACCTTTTGCGGAAACTATTACGGAAGCAGAGTTAAAAGATCATTTGTACATCTATGCCTCTGATGAGTTTGAAGGCAGAGAAACTGGCAAGCCAGGACAGAAAAAAGCTGTGGCATATCTTGAAGAACAATATAAGAAAATGGGAATCCCTGCAGCACAGGCCGATGGAAACTATTTTCAAAACGTACCATTAACAGTAAGTAAACTTCCTGAAGGCACTATTACAATTAACGGCAAAACGTACAAGAATGGAGAAGGTCTTTTAACATTCACTTCTGCTGAAGGAAATTATAGTGAACTTGCTTATGCTGGTTTTGGTATTGAAGACGAAAAATATTCCGATTATAGCACTATTGATGTTACAGATAAAATAGTTTTGATAAAAGCGGGTGAACCTATGAATGCGGATGGAACCTATGTCATTTCTGGCAGTGCCGAAAAATCTGTTTGGAGCAACCTATCTGAATCCGTAGCTAAAAGGTTTGAAGCTGCCCAGGCTAAAGGAGCTAAAGGCGTTTTATATTTTGATGAAAACAATTTTGCACGTTTTGAGAGTCGTTTTGACTACATGAAAAAGAATGACAGCGGAAGAATGGAAATTAAAGAAGATAACTCAGATACTTTCTTTAACTTTTTTATTAATGAAAATATCGCAAATGCCATCTTACCAAACATCAAATCTGAAAATAAAGCGAAAATCGTTCCTTCTAAAATAGACTTAGCTATTAAAAGTTCTGATGAGGACATAAATTCTGAAAATGTTGTTGCTATTTTAAAAGGTTCTGAGAAGCCCAATGAATACGTCATTATATCTTCACACTTAGACCATATTGGTGTTACAAAAGACGGTGAAATAAATAATGGAGCTGATGATGATGGCTCAGGTACTGTAGCCTTATTAGAAATTGCTCAGGCTTTTAAGAAAGCTGCAGATGAAGGTAAAGGTCCTAAAAGATCTATTGTGTTTTTACACGTTACAGGAGAAGAGAAAGGCTTATTAGGTTCTCAGTACTATACGGACTTTGACCCTATTTTTCCTTTATCAGAAACTGTTGCGGATTTAAACATAGATATGATTGGCCGTATTGACCCTAAAAGAGAAGGAGATCGCAATTATATTTATTTAATTGGATCTGATAAATTGAGTACAGATTTACACAACATATCGGAAGAGGTAAATGAAAAGTATATGAACATTGCTTTAGACTACACCTACAATGATGAAAATGATCCAAATAGATTTTATTATAGAAGTGATCATTACAATTTTGTAAAAAACAATATTCCAATTATTTTTTATTTCAACGGTACGCATGATGATTACCATGCTCCAGGAGATACTCCTGACAAGATTGATTATGATTTGCTTGAAAATAGAGCTCGTTTAGTATTTTACACGGGTTGGGAAGTTGCCAATAGAAAAGATAGACTTGTGGTAGATAAGGCTAATAAATAG
- a CDS encoding tetratricopeptide repeat-containing sensor histidine kinase: MKRPFVLFIFLQFFNPTFTYSQSTQLDSLYSEVHKFQKSENFDTADHNYINLLNLIGKEYYFKNIDSLYYYSQKAQKLSSKTKYVKGSVLALAGISHCQSYKGQNDKAIKSLEKAYAIANETKDSKLQILALNRLGILNYDIGNHAEALKAYLMAIEIATATNDILNLSFVKENIAHLYLAQKDYKQSLTIYKEIQKLNHQLGEDVYKAQSSSNIADLYVKLKDFKNAKIQIDSSITILEENEENDWLAYSYMVKGDMYLKQNRVKLALHWYEKALILHEDLNDDRSKAQLLNSLSEAYLKLYNYTKAEENAIASLEIGKRLSLLDDSKTSNSLLYEINKSNNKVDSALKYHEVYKLLSDSISRKENLNSLGILKTKLEFEKQQKDAKVVNEKAKARQDIYIYLALITLAILALIIFLLRKQSKARNKFNIELRLKTTALEKREEELNAINATKDKLFSIIGHDLRGPINALASVLNMLKEDEITQEEFLEFTPKVKSDVDAISFTLNNLLSWGRTQMTGSKTEPSFFDIHDLVTENIKLLQETAKNKSILITNTTPNNTRIWADINQIDVVIRNLLSNAIKFSYPEGIISVNAIVEDSFLKVSIKDKGVGISTESLDEVFNSKNATLTTTYGTSNEKGTGLGLSLCKEMVNNNGGEIYVESKINEGSIFYFTIPLRENNTK; encoded by the coding sequence ATGAAGAGACCTTTCGTTCTATTTATCTTCTTACAATTTTTCAACCCTACTTTCACCTATTCCCAAAGTACTCAATTAGACAGTTTATATTCAGAAGTACATAAATTTCAGAAAAGTGAAAATTTTGACACTGCTGATCACAACTATATTAACCTATTAAATTTAATAGGAAAAGAATATTACTTTAAAAACATTGACAGTCTTTACTATTATTCTCAAAAAGCTCAAAAATTAAGTTCTAAAACTAAATATGTCAAAGGTAGTGTACTAGCACTTGCAGGCATTAGTCATTGCCAATCTTATAAAGGCCAGAACGATAAAGCAATAAAATCTTTAGAAAAAGCATACGCTATCGCTAACGAAACAAAAGACTCCAAACTTCAAATACTAGCTTTAAACAGACTTGGCATCTTAAATTATGATATAGGTAATCATGCAGAAGCACTAAAAGCATATTTAATGGCTATTGAAATTGCCACTGCTACAAATGATATTTTAAACTTATCTTTTGTAAAAGAAAATATCGCTCACTTATATCTTGCGCAAAAAGACTATAAACAAAGTTTGACAATTTATAAAGAAATTCAAAAATTAAATCATCAATTAGGAGAAGACGTATATAAAGCACAAAGCAGCAGTAACATTGCTGATTTATACGTAAAACTAAAAGATTTCAAAAATGCTAAAATACAAATAGACAGCAGCATAACCATACTTGAAGAAAACGAAGAAAATGATTGGTTAGCATATTCTTACATGGTGAAAGGAGACATGTATCTAAAGCAAAACAGAGTAAAATTAGCATTACACTGGTATGAGAAAGCCTTGATTCTTCATGAAGATTTAAACGATGACCGAAGTAAAGCCCAGTTGCTCAACTCACTTTCTGAAGCATATTTAAAGCTCTATAATTATACAAAGGCAGAAGAAAACGCAATAGCTTCTTTAGAAATAGGAAAAAGATTAAGTTTATTAGATGATTCAAAAACATCGAACAGTCTTTTATACGAGATTAACAAAAGCAATAACAAGGTAGATAGTGCCTTAAAATATCATGAAGTTTATAAACTTTTATCAGATTCAATTTCTCGAAAAGAAAACCTAAATAGCCTTGGAATATTAAAAACAAAATTAGAGTTTGAAAAACAACAAAAAGACGCAAAAGTTGTAAATGAAAAAGCTAAAGCTAGACAAGACATTTATATCTATTTAGCACTTATTACTCTTGCTATTTTGGCATTAATAATATTTCTTCTCCGTAAACAGTCAAAAGCAAGAAATAAATTTAATATTGAACTGAGACTAAAAACAACTGCACTTGAAAAAAGAGAAGAAGAATTAAATGCTATAAATGCCACAAAAGATAAATTATTTTCAATTATCGGACATGATCTCAGAGGGCCTATAAATGCATTAGCAAGTGTTTTAAACATGTTAAAAGAAGACGAAATTACACAAGAAGAATTTTTAGAATTTACGCCTAAAGTTAAAAGTGATGTAGACGCTATTTCTTTCACGTTAAATAATCTATTATCCTGGGGTAGAACACAAATGACAGGCTCTAAAACAGAACCATCATTCTTTGATATTCATGATTTAGTAACAGAAAACATTAAACTACTGCAAGAAACAGCTAAAAATAAAAGCATTTTAATTACAAACACAACCCCCAATAATACACGCATATGGGCAGACATAAATCAAATAGATGTTGTTATTAGAAATCTCTTAAGTAATGCTATTAAATTTTCATATCCAGAAGGCATCATTAGCGTAAATGCTATTGTGGAAGATAGTTTTCTTAAAGTGTCTATTAAAGATAAAGGCGTTGGAATTTCTACAGAGAGCCTTGATGAAGTTTTTAACTCAAAAAACGCGACATTAACAACTACCTATGGTACATCAAACGAAAAAGGAACCGGCTTAGGACTTTCTCTTTGCAAAGAAATGGTAAATAATAATGGTGGTGAAATTTATGTAGAAAGTAAAATAAACGAAGGAAGCATATTTTATTTCACGATTCCATTAAGAGAAAATAATACGAAATAA
- a CDS encoding tetratricopeptide repeat-containing sensor histidine kinase encodes MKCNHTTLIFLLIIFSFFNIPELTAQGKKQEILSKITAHRLAGKEKDSSYINLINALGLELRYSNYDSVKILSKEALYLSKKINYKRGEAKALITSSYSEVIACKDSETTLNNIDRAILLSTEIKADSTLISAYNIKAIYKTYVDDYEGAYEQYQNALLLCDNNRNPLEETKLYSNLATLFSILGDSDESIKFYIRALAITDRLDDKFWVGVVKSNLGFLYNDTHQFDKAIIFLDESIQIFIEVDRKEWLAYAYLTKANILLNIKETKEALRYLDLSKGLQKNLIDKKLKQDLLLSYTKYYQQINELEKSEELAQEGYLSSIENQNQILIANFSEILYQLNKEKKNQKEALFYLEKFKNITDSTALQSKQNALALLNAKTNFQKQQNDLKLENQRTIKQQKTYITFSIFIVFLVILIAYYGYRNNNIITNLNHQLEDKTQILENSEKTLKYANETQEKLFSIISHDLKSPINALKNLLLLIKNGDIKPSEFLNFAPKLYNDVDAMSFTLNNLLSWSKSQMNGFVNKPINFNVSEKINNSIQLLQENANQKTISIINSVPKAAEVYCDVNQFNLIVRNLVTNGIKFTPSGGEIHIQAAEEKHFWKISIKDNGVGIPTDVLKKLFKPDSALQSTYGTNKEKGTGLGLLLCKEMVTKNGGEIVVKSTVNGGSTFYFTMHKEPINTN; translated from the coding sequence ATGAAATGTAACCACACTACACTTATTTTCTTACTAATTATCTTTTCTTTTTTTAATATTCCTGAGCTCACTGCTCAAGGGAAAAAACAAGAAATTCTTTCAAAAATTACAGCACACCGACTTGCAGGTAAGGAGAAAGACTCTTCTTATATCAATCTAATTAATGCACTAGGTCTGGAATTAAGATATTCGAACTATGACAGCGTCAAAATATTAAGTAAAGAGGCTCTATACTTAAGTAAAAAAATAAATTACAAACGAGGTGAAGCAAAAGCACTTATAACATCTTCATACAGTGAAGTTATTGCCTGTAAAGATTCTGAAACAACCTTAAACAACATTGACAGGGCAATATTATTAAGTACTGAAATAAAAGCGGACAGTACGCTAATATCTGCTTATAATATTAAGGCCATTTATAAAACCTACGTTGATGATTATGAGGGAGCTTATGAACAGTATCAAAATGCGTTACTTCTGTGTGATAACAATAGAAACCCATTAGAGGAAACAAAACTTTACTCTAATCTAGCCACACTATTTTCTATATTGGGAGACAGTGATGAGTCTATAAAATTTTATATAAGAGCACTTGCTATCACAGACCGTTTGGATGATAAATTTTGGGTGGGGGTTGTAAAAAGCAATTTGGGTTTTTTATATAATGACACCCATCAGTTTGATAAAGCAATTATTTTTTTAGATGAAAGCATTCAGATTTTTATTGAAGTAGACCGAAAAGAGTGGCTTGCTTACGCCTATCTCACCAAAGCAAATATTCTTTTGAATATAAAGGAGACTAAAGAGGCTTTGCGCTATCTTGATTTAAGTAAGGGTTTGCAAAAAAATCTAATAGATAAAAAATTAAAGCAAGACTTACTCTTAAGCTACACCAAATACTATCAACAAATAAATGAATTAGAAAAATCAGAAGAATTAGCTCAAGAAGGGTACTTATCATCAATTGAAAACCAAAATCAAATACTAATTGCTAACTTTTCAGAAATTCTCTATCAATTAAATAAAGAGAAAAAAAACCAAAAGGAAGCGCTTTTCTATTTAGAAAAATTTAAAAATATTACGGATAGTACAGCCCTTCAAAGCAAACAAAATGCATTGGCACTTTTGAATGCAAAAACTAATTTTCAAAAACAACAAAACGATCTTAAATTAGAAAACCAAAGAACAATAAAGCAGCAAAAAACCTATATTACTTTTAGTATATTTATTGTTTTTTTAGTTATTCTCATTGCGTATTATGGCTATAGAAATAATAATATTATTACTAATTTAAATCATCAATTAGAAGACAAAACTCAAATACTTGAAAACAGTGAAAAAACACTAAAATATGCTAATGAGACTCAAGAGAAACTTTTTTCAATCATAAGTCATGATTTAAAATCGCCTATCAACGCCTTAAAAAACTTACTCCTATTAATTAAAAATGGTGATATTAAACCAAGTGAATTTTTAAATTTTGCACCTAAATTATATAACGATGTTGACGCTATGTCCTTCACCTTAAATAATTTATTATCATGGAGTAAATCACAAATGAATGGTTTTGTAAATAAGCCTATTAATTTCAATGTAAGTGAAAAAATAAACAACAGCATTCAACTACTACAAGAAAATGCAAATCAGAAAACAATCTCCATTATTAATAGTGTACCAAAAGCTGCTGAAGTATATTGTGACGTTAATCAGTTTAATTTAATCGTAAGAAATTTAGTTACCAATGGTATTAAATTTACCCCTTCGGGTGGTGAGATCCATATACAGGCTGCTGAAGAAAAACACTTTTGGAAGATATCTATTAAAGACAATGGCGTAGGTATTCCAACAGATGTTCTAAAAAAACTTTTTAAACCGGATTCTGCTTTACAGAGTACTTATGGTACAAATAAAGAAAAAGGAACAGGATTAGGCCTGTTGCTCTGTAAAGAAATGGTAACAAAAAACGGAGGCGAAATTGTTGTAAAAAGCACTGTTAACGGAGGAAGTACCTTTTATTTTACCATGCATAAAGAACCTATTAACACCAACTAA
- a CDS encoding tetratricopeptide repeat-containing sensor histidine kinase encodes MKYKLNTLLFLIFIISLLSISSTHAQGKKQAILSEVKEYKLNHSSFEKDTVYINLINELAWELVYSNFDSVSSLSHKAIKLSKVINYKRGQAKAFIALAFSSTITSNQTDASYQQIDRAIKLSKEVNADSTLLSAYNVKAMMQMHAGDHENAYKIYQEALEFSKSKKDLLSEIKLNTNLATLFLLLGDTKEAVPYYENSLKLSEALNKKLWIGIIKSNLGYLNVKNKKFDKALEFLDQSIVLFKEQEKQEWLSFAYITKGELYLEKKNPKEALKYFELSEESHKKLQDQIRKADLLCGKAKSYVQLQEYDIAEELALKGLKIAEKQKYQAGIAGLSEVLYILNKKKNNTALALSYLENFKMITDSTALKDKKNALLMLKVKTNFKLEQDELKKETNSALAQQKSYIAFSLFGVFIAGIISFCVYKNNKLIKKLNYQLKQKATTLEESKKKLTYANETQEKLFSIISHDLRSPINALMNLLLLIKNGDIQTDDFLNFVPKLYNDVDAMSFTLNNLLNWSKSQMNGFVNKPENFNLKTRVNDSIQLLQENANQKNIEVQNKIPEDAEIYCDRNQFNLIIRNLLNNSIKFTPIGGEIVLKATLKNNYWEIMIQDNGMGMSLEVKNKLFKPDSSLQSAYGTNKEKGTGLGLLLCKEMVENNGGAIGVETKEGEGATFYFTVPIAK; translated from the coding sequence ATGAAATATAAACTCAACACGCTCTTATTCTTAATTTTCATCATATCATTACTAAGCATATCAAGTACGCATGCTCAAGGTAAAAAGCAAGCTATACTTTCTGAAGTAAAGGAATATAAATTGAATCACAGCTCATTTGAGAAAGACACCGTTTACATCAATTTAATAAATGAATTGGCTTGGGAATTAGTATACTCCAATTTTGACAGTGTTAGCTCTCTTAGCCATAAGGCGATAAAACTTAGTAAAGTAATAAATTATAAAAGAGGACAAGCCAAGGCGTTTATAGCGCTAGCATTTTCATCTACCATCACCTCAAACCAAACTGACGCATCTTACCAACAAATAGACCGAGCCATAAAACTCTCCAAAGAAGTTAATGCAGATAGTACTTTACTATCTGCTTATAATGTAAAAGCAATGATGCAAATGCATGCTGGAGATCACGAAAACGCCTATAAAATTTACCAAGAGGCTCTAGAATTCAGTAAAAGTAAAAAAGATTTGCTCAGCGAAATTAAGCTCAATACAAATTTAGCAACATTATTTCTATTATTAGGTGACACCAAAGAAGCGGTACCCTATTATGAAAATTCTTTGAAGCTATCAGAAGCATTAAACAAAAAACTTTGGATAGGAATAATAAAGAGTAATCTAGGATATCTAAATGTAAAAAATAAAAAATTTGACAAAGCTCTTGAATTCTTAGACCAGAGTATAGTCCTATTTAAGGAGCAGGAGAAACAAGAATGGCTATCCTTCGCTTATATTACAAAGGGAGAACTTTATCTAGAAAAAAAGAATCCTAAAGAAGCTTTAAAATATTTTGAACTAAGTGAAGAAAGCCACAAAAAACTCCAGGACCAAATCAGAAAGGCCGATTTGCTCTGCGGAAAAGCAAAAAGCTATGTACAACTTCAAGAATATGATATTGCAGAAGAATTAGCGCTCAAAGGTTTAAAAATTGCAGAGAAACAAAAATACCAAGCGGGTATTGCTGGACTATCTGAAGTATTGTACATTTTAAACAAAAAGAAAAACAATACTGCTCTAGCATTATCCTATCTTGAAAACTTCAAAATGATTACGGATAGCACTGCTCTAAAAGATAAAAAAAATGCTTTGCTCATGCTCAAAGTCAAAACAAATTTTAAGCTAGAGCAAGATGAATTAAAGAAAGAAACCAACAGTGCTTTAGCACAACAAAAATCGTACATCGCATTCAGTTTATTTGGCGTTTTTATAGCTGGGATAATCTCTTTTTGTGTGTATAAAAACAATAAATTGATAAAAAAACTTAATTATCAGTTAAAACAAAAGGCTACAACGCTTGAAGAAAGTAAAAAGAAATTAACCTACGCCAATGAAACTCAAGAAAAATTATTTTCAATTATAAGTCATGATTTAAGATCTCCTATCAATGCCTTAATGAATCTACTTTTATTAATCAAAAATGGAGATATACAAACAGATGACTTTTTAAATTTTGTTCCCAAACTATACAATGATGTAGATGCCATGTCTTTTACCTTAAATAATTTATTGAATTGGAGTAAATCCCAAATGAATGGCTTTGTAAACAAACCGGAGAATTTTAATTTAAAAACAAGGGTTAATGATAGCATCCAGTTATTGCAAGAAAATGCTAATCAAAAAAACATTGAAGTACAAAATAAAATACCTGAAGATGCCGAAATATATTGTGACCGAAATCAATTTAATTTAATTATTAGAAATTTATTAAATAACAGCATAAAATTTACCCCTATTGGAGGAGAAATAGTTCTTAAGGCTACGTTAAAAAATAACTATTGGGAAATAATGATCCAAGATAATGGTATGGGAATGAGTCTTGAAGTTAAAAACAAGCTCTTTAAGCCCGACTCTAGCTTGCAAAGCGCCTATGGTACAAATAAAGAAAAAGGGACTGGATTAGGCTTATTACTCTGTAAAGAGATGGTAGAAAATAATGGTGGAGCTATTGGCGTAGAAACCAAAGAAGGTGAAGGCGCTACATTTTACTTTACTGTACCAATCGCTAAATAA